A genomic stretch from Pomacea canaliculata isolate SZHN2017 linkage group LG2, ASM307304v1, whole genome shotgun sequence includes:
- the LOC112555096 gene encoding paired amphipathic helix protein Sin3a-like: MQRRIDEQVPASGLQGQSRVVRTTDYPRVIAPGQPRYEGTESALPMSFPLQSYGQIAQQGHLATPVHTSMAAATLTTVSHGGVGPAQGLHQSSVHQATPTGTLSSVTGPQQQQQFQRLKVEDALSYLDQVKLQFGSSPQVYNDFLDIMKEFKSQRKISI, from the exons ATGCAGCGCCGCATTGATGAACAGGTTCCTGCT TCAGGCTTACAAGGACAGAGCAGAGTAGTACGAACAACGGACTATCCACGTGTCATTGCACCAGGCCAGCCTAGATATGAGGGCACTGAGAGTGCTCTTCCCATGTCTTTTCCATTGCAGAGTTATGGGCA GATTGCCCAGCAAGGCCATCTTGCTACCCCAGTTCACACCAGCATGGCTGCTGCCACTCTGACTACTGTCTCACATGGTGGTGTTGGTCCTGCACAAGGTCTGCATCAGTCATCTGTTCACCAAGCTACTCCCACT gGCACCCTTAGCAGTGTCACTGGcccacaacagcagcagcagtttcaGCGTCTGAAGGTAGAAGATGCGCTTTCTTACCTTGATCAGGTGAAACTCCAGTTTGGCAGTTCTCCACAAGTGTACAATGACTTCTTAGACATCATGAAGGAGTTCAAGTCACAACGTAAGATTAGCATATAA